A genomic stretch from Bos javanicus breed banteng chromosome 29, ARS-OSU_banteng_1.0, whole genome shotgun sequence includes:
- the LOC133241848 gene encoding pregnancy-associated glycoprotein 1-like — MKWLVLLSLVAFSDCRVIIPLTKVKTMRKTLSEKNMLNNFLKEQAYRVSQISSRGSNRTIHPLRNIMDLSMLYEGNITIGTPLQEFQFVFDTGSSDLWVPSIFCPCSACSTHVRFRHLESSTFWPTQKTFSITYGSGNMKGFLAYDTVRTGDLVSTDQPFALSVAEYRFEGIPFDGILGLNYPRLSFSGAIPIFNNLKNPGAISEPVFAFYLSKCRVKGSEVMFGGVDKSYYQGVLDWVPLIEMGDWSVHMDSISMKRKVIACPDGCKALVDTGISLILGPRRLFNNIQKLIGAMPQSSKQYISCFAINILPSIIFTINGINYPVPAQAYILKDSRGHLYTTFKENTVRTSTETWILGHVFLRQYFSVFDGGNDRIGLARAV, encoded by the exons ATGAAGTGGCTTGTGCTCCTCAGCCTGGTAGCCTTCTCAGATTGCAGAGTCAT AATACCTCTAACAAAAGTGAAGACCATGAGAAAAACCCTCAGTGAAAAAAACATGCTGAACAATTTCCTGAAGGAACAGGCTTACAGAGTGTCCCAGATTTCTTCTCGTGGCTCAAATAGAACTATTCACCCCCTGAGGAACATCATGGATTTGAGT ATGCTCTACGAGGGTAACATCACCATTGGAACACCCCTTCAGGAATTCCAGTTTGTCTTTGACACAGGCTCATCTGACTTGTGGGTGCCCTCCATCTTTTGCCCCTGTTCAGCCTGTT CTACACACGTTAGATTTAGACATCTTGAATCTTCCACCTTCTGGCCTACCCAGAAGACCTTCAGCATTACCTATGGATCTGGGAACATGAAGGGATTTCTTGCTTATGACACTGTTCGG ACTGGGGACCTTGTAAGTACTGACCAGCCGTTCGCTCTAAGCGTGGCGGAATACAGGTTTGAGGGTATACCTTTTGATGGCATCTTGGGCTTGAACTACCCCAGACTATCCTTCTCTGGAGCCATCCCCATCTTTAACAACCTGAAGAATCCAGGTgccatttctgagcctgtttttgcCTTCTACTTGAGCAA ATGCAGGGTGAAAGGTAGTGAGGTGATGTTTGGTGGGGTGGATAAATCCTACTACCAGGGAGTGCTCGACTGGGTACCATTGATTGAAATGGGCGACTGGAGTGTACACATGGACAG CATTTCCATGAAAAGAAAGGTTATTGCTTGTCCTGATGGCTGCAAGGCCCTTGTGGACACCGGGATATCACTGATCCTTGGCCCAAGAAGACTTTTCAATAACATACAGAAGCTCATCGGCGCCATGCCACAGAGTTCCAAG CAGTACATTTCATGTTTTGCCATCAATATCCTGCCCTCTATTATCTTCACCATCAATGGTATCAATTACCCAGTCCCAGCTCAAGCCTACATCCTCAAG GATTCTAGAGGCCACCTCTATACCACCTTTAAAGAGAACACAGTGAGGACATCTACAGAGACCTGGATCCTGGGTCACGTCTTCCTGAGGCAGTATTTCTCAGTCTTTGATGGAGGAAATGACAGGATTGGCCTGGCACGGGCAGTGTAA